Proteins from one Gossypium raimondii isolate GPD5lz chromosome 8, ASM2569854v1, whole genome shotgun sequence genomic window:
- the LOC105792839 gene encoding probable boron transporter 7 isoform X1 gives MENNKRPFSGIISDFKGRRACYRHDWASAFCSGFRILAPTTYIFFASALPVIAFGEQLSRDTGGTLSTVETLASTAICGIIHSIIGGQPMLIVGVAEPTIIMYTYLYNFSIERPELGKELYLAWTSWVCLWTAMMLVLLAIFNACVIINRFTRIAGELFGMLITVLFLQEAIKGVVSEFHMPEGGESHGETHQFHWLYTNGLLAVIFSFGVLYTSLMTRNARSWRYGTGWLRSLIADYGVPLMVLVWTALSYTVPRKVDSGVPRRLYCPLLWEPESLYHWTVVKDMGRVPPLYIFAAIIPASMIAGLYFFDHSVASQLAQQKEFNLKKPSAYHWDILILGITTFVCGLLGLPPSNGVLPQSPMHTKSLAVLNKQMIRKKMVKSVKEGMKQKASQSEIYGRMEAVFIELDASPAHDSADKELRNLKEAMMKDDGGNNGKEKFDPEKHIDAYLPVRVNEQRMSNLLQSILVAIPMFIVPVIRMIPTSVLWGYFAYMAIDSLEGCQFWERILLLFITPSRRYKVLETLHASYLELVPFKAILLFTLFQIAYFIICFGVTWIPIAGILFPVPFFLLISIRRHVLPKFFQPEHLQELDAAEYEEIIGTPRKVSLQEGESSNGAEGTDDDFHDAEILDEMTTSRGELKLRTKSYKEDRLYQVHPENPRNG, from the exons ATGGAAAACAACAAACGTCCATTTTCGGGTATAATCAGCGATTTCAAGGGACGAAGAGCATGTTATCGGCATGATTGGGCCAGTGCATTCTGCTCAGGCTTTCG GATATTAGCTCCGACGACCTATATCTTCTTTGCTTCCGCTCTTCCAGTTATTGCTTTCGGAGAGCAATTGAGTCGAGACACAG gtGGCACGCTTAGCACGGTGGAAACATTGGCTTCCACCGCCATCTGCGGTATCATACACTCAATTATCGGCGGTCAACCTATGTTGATAGTCGGTGTTGCGGAACCGACGATTATAATGTACACTTACTTGTACAATTTCAGTATAGAAAGACCAGAACTGGGCAAAGAACTTTATTTGGCTTGGACATCATg GGTCTGTTTATGGACCGCGATGATGCTCGTTCTGCTCGCCATATTCAACGCTTGCGTCATAATCAACCGGTTTACGAGGATCGCAGGCGAGCTTTTCGGCATGTTGATCACTGTTCTTTTCCTTCAAGAAGCGATTAAAGGCGTGGTCAGTGAATTCCATATGCCGGAAGGTGGAGAGTCTCATGGGGAGACACATCAGTTCCACTGGCTATACACTAATGGATTGCTAGCAGTCATTTTCTCGTTCGGGGTCCTATACACGTCTCTAATGACACGGAACGCGAGATCGTGGCGCTACGGAACAG GTTGGCTTCGAAGTTTAATCGCAGACTACGGTGTTCCACTAATGGTCTTGGTTTGGACAGCATTGTCATATACCGTACCCCGGAAAGTCGATTCCGGAGTTCCCAGAAGGTTGTACTGTCCACTTCTATGGGAACCCGAATCACTATATCATTGGACAGTAGTGAAGGACATGGGAAGGGTTCCACCATTGTACATCTTTGCTGCCATTATACCGGCATCGATGATAGCTGGTTTATATTTCTTCGATCACAGTGTCGCATCGCAGCTGGCACAACAAAAGGAGTTTAACCTTAAGAAACCCTCTGCTTACCATTGGGATATCTTGATCCTTGGGATTACG ACATTCGTTTGCGGATTGCTTGGACTCCCTCCTTCGAATGGTGTCCTACCGCAATCTCCTATGCATACCAAGAGCCTTGCGGTTCTCAACAAGCAG ATGATTCGGAAAAAAATGGTGAAAAGTGTCAAGGAAGGCATGAAACAAAAAGCAAGCCAATCCGAAATCTACGGAAGAATGGAAGCCGTGTTCATTGAATTAGATGCATCCCCTGCT CATGATTCAGCAGACAAAGAATTGAGGAACTTAAAAGAAGCCATGATGAAAGACGACGGCGGGAACAACGGTAAAGAAAAATTCGATCCCGAGAAACACATCGACGCTTATTTACCCGTTAGAGTTAATGAGCAACGGATGAGCAACCTGTTGCAATCAATCCTTGTTGCAATACCAATGTTCATTGTACCCGTAATAAGAATGATCCCTACATCGGTACTATGGGGATATTTCGCCTACATGGCCATCGATAGTCTCGAAGGTTGCCAATTTTGGGAAAGGATATTGCTACTCTTCATTACCCCGAGCCGTCGTTATAA GGTCTTGGAAACCTTACATGCATCATATTTGGAGTTGGTACCATTCAAGGCCATTTTGTTGTTCACATTGTTCCAAATTGCGTATTTCATTATATGTTTTGGGGTCACATGGATACCTATTGCTGGGATATTGTTCCCGGTACCTTTCTTCCTTCTCATCAGTATCCGGCGACACGTCCTCCCAAAATTTTTCCAGCCTGAACACCTTCAAGAACTCGATGCCGCCGAGTACGAAGAAATCATTGGTACCCCGAGAAAAGTATCACTCCAG GAAGGGGAATCATCAAATGGCGCAGAAGGCACTGATGATGATTTCCATGATGCTGAGATATTGGATGAAATGACAACTAGCAGAGGAGAGCTTAAGCTTAGAACTAAAAGCTATAAAGAAGACAGATTATATCAG GTTCATCCAGAGAATCCAAGGAATGGCTAA
- the LOC105792842 gene encoding serine/threonine protein phosphatase 2A 57 kDa regulatory subunit B' kappa isoform isoform X1, with product MLRQFLSKIPRSFGNSDSPELTRPNSFMTAGLHTHRSNSFNSGCGRPCATKRTSSSIFPASVVAGIEPLLPFKNAPNSEKMNLFVSKVSLCCATFDFSDATKNSIEKDVKRQTLLELLDFVASGSIRFSEPAILAMCRMCSTNLFRVFPPNYRSITSNNGENDDDDPIFCSAWPHLQIVYDLLLKFITSSCLDAKVAKKYIDHAFILRLLDLFDSEDPRERECLKTILHRVYGKFMVHRPLIRKDISNIFYRFVFEEERHNGITELLDIFGSIISGFALPLKEEHKIFLQRVLIPLHKPKTLGVYFQQLSYCVTQFIDKDPKLSSTVIKGLLKYWPITNSQKEVMFLDELKDILEEIDMVEFQKVMVPLSWQIGRCINSFHFQVAERALLFWNKEHIINIIAHNRHVIFPIILPALEKNARNHWNPSVLNLTLNVRKMFMDIDDGFFMSCLIHLKEEEAELSKSAEKRKKAWERLENAANHRPPTTRNTAALVTHSTTSIS from the exons ATGTTAAGGCAATTCCTCAGTAAAATTCCACGGAGTTTCGGGAATTCGGATTCGCCGGAGTTAACTCGGCCGAACTCATTCATGACAGCCGGTCTACACACTCACCGATCCAACAGTTTCAACTCGGGCTGCGGTCGTCCCTGCGCCACGAAACGAACGTCCTCCTCCATTTTCCCGGCGAGTGTTGTGGCAGGAATTGAACCTTTGTTGCCGTTCAAAAACGCGCCAAATTCAGAGAAGATGAACCTTTTCGTGAGTAAGGTTAGCCTTTGTTGTGCGACTTTCGATTTCAGTGACGCGACTAAAAATTCGATTgaaaaagatgtgaagagacAGACATTGCTTGAGCTATTAGATTTCGTGGCTTCTGGATCTATTAGATTTAGCGAACCTGCGATTTTGGCCATGTGTAGGATGTGTTCGACGAATCTGTTTAGGGTTTTCCCGCCAAATTATCGGTCTATTACAAGTAATAATGGTGAAAACGATGATGATGATCCAATATTTTGTTCAGCTTGGCCACATTTGCAAATTGTGTATGATTTGCTGCTCAAGTTCATCACTTCTTCGTGTCTCGATGCTAAAGTAGCTAAAAAGTACATAGATCATGCCTTTATTTTGAGATTGCTCGACTTGTTCGATTCTGAGGATCCGAGAGAACGGGAGTGTTTGAAGACTATATTGCATAGGGTTTATGGGAAGTTTATGGTTCATAGGCCACTTATTCGAAAGGATATAAGCAATATATTTTATCGATTCGTTTTCGAAGAGGAGAGACATAATGGAATCACTGAGTTGTTGGACATTTTCGGGAGTATAATCAGCGGATTCGCTCTGCCTTTAAAGGAGGAGCATAAGATCTTCTTGCAGAGGGTTTTGATTCCGCTGCACAAGCCAAAAACTTTGGGAGTTTACTTTCAACAATTGTCTTATTGTGTCACTCAGTTCATTGATAAGGACCCGAAGCTATCTAGTACAGTGATAAAGGGGTTATTGAAGTACTGGCCAATAACGAACAGCCAGAAGGAGGTGATGTTTCTCGACGAGTTGAAGGATATTTTGGAAGAAATCGACATGGTGGAATTCCAAAAAGTTATGGTCCCATTGTCTTGGCAGATTGGTCGTTGCATTAACAGTTTCCACTTCCAG GTGGCTGAAAGAGCACTTCTCTTTTGGAATAAAGAACATATCATAAATATAATCGCACATAACCGGCATGTGATTTTTCCCATCATACTTCCAGCCTTGGAAAAGAATGCCCGGAACCATTGGAATCCATCGGTTCTGAACTTAACTTTAAATGTCAGGAAGATGTTCATGGATATTGATGATGGATTTTTCATGTCTTGCCTTATTCATTTAAAGGAAGAAGAAGCAGAGCTAAGCAAATCCGCCGAGAAACGGAAAAAAGCATGGGAGCGGCTAGAAAACGCAGCTAATCACAGGCCACCAACAACTAGAAATACTGCTGCTCTGGTAACTCATTCGACAACCTCAATTTCGTAA
- the LOC105792840 gene encoding tRNA (cytosine(38)-C(5))-methyltransferase 2 produces MKKGKEMAETICQSTKDPWRVLEFYSGIGGMRYSLMKAGVNYHVIEAFEINDKANDVYQHNFGHRPYQGNIQSLTEVDLDSYQANVWLLSPPCQPYTRQGLQKHSADARAFSFLNILELMPRMSKPPDMLLVENVVGFETSDTHAKMVEVLANSGLVTQEFILSPLQFGVPYSRPRYFCLAKRKPLSFQYQLFNNQLLLSPSPLFGNNEKTVIDENSQSQENWDKLIDSCQPIENFLEFTSSSDQVNTETGPFANAEVSGNDQETSETFVEGDEFDFGAIDQFVVPLSLIERWGSAMDIVYPDSKRCCCFTKSYYRYVKGTGSLLATIQPKNKGKTSSLKEQCLRYFTPREVANLHSFPKDFQFPKHISLRQRYAMLGNSLSVAVVAPLLQYMFANRHDFSAQELH; encoded by the exons ATgaagaaagggaaagaaatgGCGGAAACCATATGTCAAAGCACAAAGGATCCATGGCGAGTCTTAGAATTCTATAGTGGCATTGGTGGCATG AGGTATTCTCTAATGAAAGCTGGCGTCAACTATCATGTAATCGAAGCCTTCGAGATCAACGATAAAGCTAATGATGTTTATCAGCACAATTTTGGTCACCGCCCTTATCAG GGAAATATTCAGAGCCTAACTGAAGTCGATCTTGATAGTTATCAAGCAAATGTGTGGCTTCTTTCTCCTCCTTGTCAACCATATACTAGACAAG GTCTCCAGAAACACTCTGCCGATGCTCGAGCGTTTTCATTTCTTAATATTCTCGAACTTATGCCACGTATGTCAAAACCTCCAGATATGTTACTTGTAGAAAATGTTGTCGGATTCGAG ACTTCAGATACTCATGCAAAAATGGTAGAAGTATTGGCAAATTCCGGTCTTGTTACGCAGGAGTTTATTTTGAGCCCACTTCAATTTGGTGTTCCATATTCCAGACCACGCTATTTTTGCCTG GCAAAACGAAAGCCTTTATCTTTTCAGTACCAGCTGTTCAATAACCAGCTTCTCTTGTCTCCGAGCCCGTTATTTGGTAACAATGAGAAGACAGTGATTGATGAAAACAGTCAATCACAAGAGAACTGGGATAAGTTAATTGATTCTTGCCAGCCAATAGAAAACTTTCTTGAATTTACATCTTCAAGTGATCAAGTAAACACGGAAACCGGTCCTTTCGCGAATGCTGAAGTTTCCGGAAATGACCAGGAAACTTCAGAGACATTTGTCGAAGGAGATGAATTCGATTTTGGTGCTATAGATCAGTTTGTAGTTCCATTAAGTCTAATCGAGAGGTGGGGAAGTGCTATGG ATATTGTTTACCCGGATTCGAAACGATGTTGTTGTTTTACGAAAAGCTATTATCGGTATGTGAAAGGTACCGGCTCCCTTTTGGCAACTATCCAG CCAAAGAACAAGGGAAAAACATCTTCTTTAAAGGAGCAGTGCCTTAGATATTTTACTCCGAGGGAG GTAGCCAATTTGCATTCTTTTCCAAAAGATTTTCAGTTCCCAAAGCACATAAGCCTTAGACAACG TTACGCGATGCTTGGAAATAGTTTAAGTGTAGCCGTTGTTGCCCCCTTACTCCAGTACATGTTTGCTAACCGTCATGATTTTTCAGCACAAGAATTACATTAA
- the LOC105792839 gene encoding probable boron transporter 7 isoform X2: protein MENNKRPFSGIISDFKGRRACYRHDWASAFCSGFRILAPTTYIFFASALPVIAFGEQLSRDTGGTLSTVETLASTAICGIIHSIIGGQPMLIVGVAEPTIIMYTYLYNFSIERPELGKELYLAWTSWVCLWTAMMLVLLAIFNACVIINRFTRIAGELFGMLITVLFLQEAIKGVVSEFHMPEGGESHGETHQFHWLYTNGLLAVIFSFGVLYTSLMTRNARSWRYGTGWLRSLIADYGVPLMVLVWTALSYTVPRKVDSGVPRRLYCPLLWEPESLYHWTVVKDMGRVPPLYIFAAIIPASMIAGLYFFDHSVASQLAQQKEFNLKKPSAYHWDILILGITTFVCGLLGLPPSNGVLPQSPMHTKSLAVLNKQMIRKKMVKSVKEGMKQKASQSEIYGRMEAVFIELDASPAVTDKELRNLKEAMMKDDGGNNGKEKFDPEKHIDAYLPVRVNEQRMSNLLQSILVAIPMFIVPVIRMIPTSVLWGYFAYMAIDSLEGCQFWERILLLFITPSRRYKVLETLHASYLELVPFKAILLFTLFQIAYFIICFGVTWIPIAGILFPVPFFLLISIRRHVLPKFFQPEHLQELDAAEYEEIIGTPRKVSLQEGESSNGAEGTDDDFHDAEILDEMTTSRGELKLRTKSYKEDRLYQVHPENPRNG from the exons ATGGAAAACAACAAACGTCCATTTTCGGGTATAATCAGCGATTTCAAGGGACGAAGAGCATGTTATCGGCATGATTGGGCCAGTGCATTCTGCTCAGGCTTTCG GATATTAGCTCCGACGACCTATATCTTCTTTGCTTCCGCTCTTCCAGTTATTGCTTTCGGAGAGCAATTGAGTCGAGACACAG gtGGCACGCTTAGCACGGTGGAAACATTGGCTTCCACCGCCATCTGCGGTATCATACACTCAATTATCGGCGGTCAACCTATGTTGATAGTCGGTGTTGCGGAACCGACGATTATAATGTACACTTACTTGTACAATTTCAGTATAGAAAGACCAGAACTGGGCAAAGAACTTTATTTGGCTTGGACATCATg GGTCTGTTTATGGACCGCGATGATGCTCGTTCTGCTCGCCATATTCAACGCTTGCGTCATAATCAACCGGTTTACGAGGATCGCAGGCGAGCTTTTCGGCATGTTGATCACTGTTCTTTTCCTTCAAGAAGCGATTAAAGGCGTGGTCAGTGAATTCCATATGCCGGAAGGTGGAGAGTCTCATGGGGAGACACATCAGTTCCACTGGCTATACACTAATGGATTGCTAGCAGTCATTTTCTCGTTCGGGGTCCTATACACGTCTCTAATGACACGGAACGCGAGATCGTGGCGCTACGGAACAG GTTGGCTTCGAAGTTTAATCGCAGACTACGGTGTTCCACTAATGGTCTTGGTTTGGACAGCATTGTCATATACCGTACCCCGGAAAGTCGATTCCGGAGTTCCCAGAAGGTTGTACTGTCCACTTCTATGGGAACCCGAATCACTATATCATTGGACAGTAGTGAAGGACATGGGAAGGGTTCCACCATTGTACATCTTTGCTGCCATTATACCGGCATCGATGATAGCTGGTTTATATTTCTTCGATCACAGTGTCGCATCGCAGCTGGCACAACAAAAGGAGTTTAACCTTAAGAAACCCTCTGCTTACCATTGGGATATCTTGATCCTTGGGATTACG ACATTCGTTTGCGGATTGCTTGGACTCCCTCCTTCGAATGGTGTCCTACCGCAATCTCCTATGCATACCAAGAGCCTTGCGGTTCTCAACAAGCAG ATGATTCGGAAAAAAATGGTGAAAAGTGTCAAGGAAGGCATGAAACAAAAAGCAAGCCAATCCGAAATCTACGGAAGAATGGAAGCCGTGTTCATTGAATTAGATGCATCCCCTGCTGTAA CAGACAAAGAATTGAGGAACTTAAAAGAAGCCATGATGAAAGACGACGGCGGGAACAACGGTAAAGAAAAATTCGATCCCGAGAAACACATCGACGCTTATTTACCCGTTAGAGTTAATGAGCAACGGATGAGCAACCTGTTGCAATCAATCCTTGTTGCAATACCAATGTTCATTGTACCCGTAATAAGAATGATCCCTACATCGGTACTATGGGGATATTTCGCCTACATGGCCATCGATAGTCTCGAAGGTTGCCAATTTTGGGAAAGGATATTGCTACTCTTCATTACCCCGAGCCGTCGTTATAA GGTCTTGGAAACCTTACATGCATCATATTTGGAGTTGGTACCATTCAAGGCCATTTTGTTGTTCACATTGTTCCAAATTGCGTATTTCATTATATGTTTTGGGGTCACATGGATACCTATTGCTGGGATATTGTTCCCGGTACCTTTCTTCCTTCTCATCAGTATCCGGCGACACGTCCTCCCAAAATTTTTCCAGCCTGAACACCTTCAAGAACTCGATGCCGCCGAGTACGAAGAAATCATTGGTACCCCGAGAAAAGTATCACTCCAG GAAGGGGAATCATCAAATGGCGCAGAAGGCACTGATGATGATTTCCATGATGCTGAGATATTGGATGAAATGACAACTAGCAGAGGAGAGCTTAAGCTTAGAACTAAAAGCTATAAAGAAGACAGATTATATCAG GTTCATCCAGAGAATCCAAGGAATGGCTAA
- the LOC105792842 gene encoding serine/threonine protein phosphatase 2A 57 kDa regulatory subunit B' kappa isoform isoform X2 — translation MLRQFLSKIPRSFGNSDSPELTRPNSFMTAGLHTHRSNSFNSGCGRPCATKRTSSSIFPASVVAGIEPLLPFKNAPNSEKMNLFVSKVSLCCATFDFSDATKNSIEKDVKRQTLLELLDFVASGSIRFSEPAILAMCRMCSTNLFRVFPPNYRSITSNNGENDDDDPIFCSAWPHLQIVYDLLLKFITSSCLDAKVAKKYIDHAFILRLLDLFDSEDPRERECLKTILHRVYGKFMVHRPLIRKDISNIFYRFVFEEERHNGITELLDIFGSIISGFALPLKEEHKIFLQRVLIPLHKPKTLGVYFQQLSYCVTQFIDKDPKLSSTVIKGLLKYWPITNSQKEVMFLDELKDILEEIDMVEFQKVMVPLSWQIGRCINSFHFQEEEAELSKSAEKRKKAWERLENAANHRPPTTRNTAALVTHSTTSIS, via the exons ATGTTAAGGCAATTCCTCAGTAAAATTCCACGGAGTTTCGGGAATTCGGATTCGCCGGAGTTAACTCGGCCGAACTCATTCATGACAGCCGGTCTACACACTCACCGATCCAACAGTTTCAACTCGGGCTGCGGTCGTCCCTGCGCCACGAAACGAACGTCCTCCTCCATTTTCCCGGCGAGTGTTGTGGCAGGAATTGAACCTTTGTTGCCGTTCAAAAACGCGCCAAATTCAGAGAAGATGAACCTTTTCGTGAGTAAGGTTAGCCTTTGTTGTGCGACTTTCGATTTCAGTGACGCGACTAAAAATTCGATTgaaaaagatgtgaagagacAGACATTGCTTGAGCTATTAGATTTCGTGGCTTCTGGATCTATTAGATTTAGCGAACCTGCGATTTTGGCCATGTGTAGGATGTGTTCGACGAATCTGTTTAGGGTTTTCCCGCCAAATTATCGGTCTATTACAAGTAATAATGGTGAAAACGATGATGATGATCCAATATTTTGTTCAGCTTGGCCACATTTGCAAATTGTGTATGATTTGCTGCTCAAGTTCATCACTTCTTCGTGTCTCGATGCTAAAGTAGCTAAAAAGTACATAGATCATGCCTTTATTTTGAGATTGCTCGACTTGTTCGATTCTGAGGATCCGAGAGAACGGGAGTGTTTGAAGACTATATTGCATAGGGTTTATGGGAAGTTTATGGTTCATAGGCCACTTATTCGAAAGGATATAAGCAATATATTTTATCGATTCGTTTTCGAAGAGGAGAGACATAATGGAATCACTGAGTTGTTGGACATTTTCGGGAGTATAATCAGCGGATTCGCTCTGCCTTTAAAGGAGGAGCATAAGATCTTCTTGCAGAGGGTTTTGATTCCGCTGCACAAGCCAAAAACTTTGGGAGTTTACTTTCAACAATTGTCTTATTGTGTCACTCAGTTCATTGATAAGGACCCGAAGCTATCTAGTACAGTGATAAAGGGGTTATTGAAGTACTGGCCAATAACGAACAGCCAGAAGGAGGTGATGTTTCTCGACGAGTTGAAGGATATTTTGGAAGAAATCGACATGGTGGAATTCCAAAAAGTTATGGTCCCATTGTCTTGGCAGATTGGTCGTTGCATTAACAGTTTCCACTTCCAG GAAGAAGAAGCAGAGCTAAGCAAATCCGCCGAGAAACGGAAAAAAGCATGGGAGCGGCTAGAAAACGCAGCTAATCACAGGCCACCAACAACTAGAAATACTGCTGCTCTGGTAACTCATTCGACAACCTCAATTTCGTAA